A window of the Streptomyces sp. NBC_00250 genome harbors these coding sequences:
- a CDS encoding SUMF1/EgtB/PvdO family nonheme iron enzyme, producing the protein MKPDSPARKPGDETAGHAPDALAACCAPVRFCGGSGALLPLLSSPRPRHDPPADGMVLLPGGTFLTGTDDTEDFPSDGEGPVRSMRLKPFLIDVCAVTNDAFARFVDDTGHVTEAERLGWSYVFAGFLPAALRRGAARTAITPDSTRGHAGFRCARSA; encoded by the coding sequence ATGAAGCCGGACTCCCCCGCGCGAAAACCGGGCGACGAGACTGCGGGACACGCCCCCGATGCGCTCGCCGCCTGCTGTGCGCCGGTACGGTTCTGCGGCGGTTCCGGCGCCCTTCTGCCGCTGCTCTCCTCACCGCGGCCCCGCCACGACCCCCCGGCTGACGGCATGGTGCTGCTGCCCGGCGGCACGTTTCTCACCGGCACGGACGACACGGAAGACTTTCCCTCCGACGGCGAGGGGCCGGTGAGGTCGATGCGGCTGAAGCCGTTCCTGATCGACGTCTGCGCCGTCACCAACGACGCCTTCGCGCGGTTCGTCGACGACACAGGGCACGTCACCGAGGCCGAACGCTTGGGCTGGTCCTACGTGTTCGCCGGATTCCTGCCCGCGGCCCTGCGCCGGGGCGCCGCCCGCACCGCGATCACCCCCGACAGCACCAGGGGCCACGCCGGATTCCGCTGCGCCCGCAGCGCCTGA
- a CDS encoding SGNH/GDSL hydrolase family protein, which yields MRKSRIFGMPRPRVRALATVLAALTTAALCLTTTGSALAAPTAGIHYVALGDSYSAGGGSSTTYLNDCNQSVNSYPYLYARLTTPDTFAFQACGAAKTTDVLANQLSPLDSTTTLVSMTIGGNDIGLGTVMATCLFGSDSACLDAVATAETTARTELPGKLDTVYDAVRARAPQARVVILGYPRFYDLTVPACPGISATKRTALNKGADALNNVIRDEVAQHSGFVHEDVADRFTGHQLCDAAPWLHALNWPIGQSFHPNAAGQSGAYLPALQAAA from the coding sequence ATGCGCAAGAGCCGTATCTTCGGCATGCCCAGACCCCGCGTCCGTGCCCTCGCCACCGTCCTCGCCGCGCTGACGACGGCGGCCCTCTGCCTCACCACCACCGGTTCCGCCCTCGCCGCCCCCACCGCAGGCATCCATTACGTGGCCCTCGGTGACTCCTACTCCGCCGGCGGCGGTTCCTCCACCACCTACCTCAACGACTGCAACCAGAGCGTCAACTCCTACCCCTACCTCTACGCCCGGCTCACCACCCCCGACACCTTCGCCTTCCAGGCGTGCGGCGCCGCGAAGACCACCGACGTCCTGGCCAACCAGCTGAGTCCGCTGGACAGCACCACCACGCTGGTCAGCATGACCATCGGTGGCAACGACATCGGGCTCGGCACGGTCATGGCGACCTGCCTGTTCGGCAGCGACAGCGCCTGCCTGGACGCCGTCGCCACCGCCGAGACCACCGCGCGCACCGAGCTCCCCGGCAAGCTCGACACCGTGTACGACGCCGTCCGCGCCCGCGCCCCACAGGCCCGCGTCGTCATCCTCGGCTACCCCAGGTTCTACGACCTCACCGTCCCCGCCTGCCCCGGCATCAGCGCCACCAAGCGCACCGCGCTCAACAAGGGAGCCGACGCCCTCAACAACGTGATCCGCGACGAGGTCGCCCAGCACAGCGGCTTCGTCCACGAAGACGTCGCCGACCGCTTCACGGGCCACCAGCTGTGCGACGCCGCCCCCTGGCTCCATGCCCTCAACTGGCCCATCGGACAGTCCTTCCACCCCAACGCGGCCGGCCAGTCGGGGGCCTACCTGCCCGCCCTCCAGGCCGCCGCCTGA
- a CDS encoding DUF1206 domain-containing protein, which translates to MEVPDRAIRKGDSVAQPKSRGLCLADSRAVEVASRVGLCARGVIYVLVGILAVRIGLGSDSGQEADRSGAVGTLGEQPFGRMLLWALVVGLAAMALWRLSEAVFGQTGEGGDKWTRRLGSLGLAVFYTVICIGVVQTALAGGSSGGRPGDETSKEYTARVLNWPGGRVIVGVFGAVLVIVGVVILVRGLMRKFEKNLRTDEMSSATRRVVAVLGTVGGVACGALAAVAGLFVLLAAVRFDPSEAKGLDETLRSFAETPAGPVLLIAAAVGLVLFGLYSFCEARWRKAAEHGDPAEQPTGASTSGPRPSAS; encoded by the coding sequence GTGGAGGTGCCAGATAGGGCCATCAGGAAGGGCGACAGTGTCGCTCAGCCCAAGTCCCGGGGTCTGTGCCTGGCTGACAGCCGTGCCGTGGAGGTCGCGTCCAGGGTCGGGCTCTGTGCCCGGGGAGTGATCTACGTGCTGGTGGGGATTCTGGCCGTGCGGATCGGCCTCGGCAGCGACAGCGGCCAGGAGGCCGACCGGTCCGGCGCGGTGGGGACCCTCGGCGAGCAGCCGTTCGGCCGGATGCTGCTGTGGGCGCTGGTGGTGGGGCTGGCGGCGATGGCGCTGTGGCGGCTGTCGGAGGCCGTGTTCGGGCAGACGGGGGAAGGCGGGGACAAATGGACGCGTCGCCTGGGTTCTCTGGGGTTGGCGGTGTTCTACACGGTGATCTGTATCGGTGTGGTGCAGACGGCGCTGGCCGGTGGATCCTCCGGGGGCCGCCCTGGCGACGAGACGTCGAAGGAGTACACCGCGAGGGTGCTGAACTGGCCGGGTGGGCGAGTGATCGTCGGGGTGTTCGGGGCTGTTCTGGTCATCGTGGGCGTGGTGATCCTGGTGCGCGGCCTGATGCGGAAGTTCGAGAAGAATCTCCGGACGGACGAGATGAGCTCGGCGACGCGGCGGGTCGTCGCGGTGCTGGGAACCGTCGGCGGAGTGGCGTGCGGCGCGCTCGCGGCGGTGGCCGGCCTGTTCGTCCTGCTGGCCGCGGTGCGGTTCGACCCCAGCGAGGCCAAGGGCCTGGACGAGACGTTGCGTTCGTTCGCCGAAACCCCCGCCGGGCCCGTACTCCTGATCGCCGCCGCGGTGGGCCTCGTACTGTTCGGCCTCTACTCGTTCTGCGAAGCCCGCTGGCGCAAAGCCGCTGAACACGGGGATCCGGCAGAACAGCCGACCGGGGCTTCAACCTCGGGGCCACGCCCCAGCGCGTCCTAG
- a CDS encoding PRC-barrel domain-containing protein, translating into MIGMADIREWRTHDVLDAGGHRIGVLEAVYVDTSTDEPAMVTVQIGLPTRHRLVFVPLDGAIVGPGYVKVAHDKALVKDCPSIGMDDVLPFEDEEAVFQHYGLPYQPGPNGERQLARR; encoded by the coding sequence ATGATCGGGATGGCGGATATCCGTGAGTGGCGTACCCACGACGTGCTCGACGCCGGAGGGCACAGGATCGGAGTGCTGGAGGCCGTCTACGTGGACACCAGCACCGACGAGCCGGCCATGGTCACGGTCCAGATCGGCCTGCCCACCCGCCACCGTCTGGTCTTCGTCCCGCTGGACGGGGCGATCGTCGGGCCGGGCTATGTGAAGGTCGCCCACGACAAGGCGCTGGTGAAGGACTGCCCTTCGATCGGCATGGACGATGTGCTGCCCTTCGAGGACGAGGAAGCCGTCTTCCAGCACTACGGCCTGCCCTACCAGCCGGGGCCGAACGGCGAGCGGCAGTTGGCCCGCCGCTGA
- a CDS encoding TetR/AcrR family transcriptional regulator codes for MGRVSQAQAEENRRRVVETASRLFREQGTHVSVADLMKASGLTHGGFYKQFASKEALIDEATAHAFDELTRLRNDGLEQHAGQRDAAQQELIDTYLSIKHRDSAADGCPAAALAGDMAREPGDREARRVYTEGVSDFAEWLATEGGQDGITRLCTMVGALVLARATKGSPLSEEILTTARTALTETN; via the coding sequence ATGGGCCGTGTATCGCAGGCGCAAGCGGAGGAGAACCGTCGGCGGGTCGTGGAAACCGCCTCCCGGCTGTTCCGGGAGCAGGGCACCCACGTCAGCGTCGCCGACCTCATGAAGGCGTCCGGCCTGACCCACGGCGGCTTCTACAAGCAGTTCGCCTCCAAGGAGGCACTCATCGACGAAGCCACTGCCCATGCGTTCGACGAACTCACCCGGCTCCGCAACGACGGACTCGAGCAGCATGCAGGGCAGCGTGACGCCGCCCAGCAGGAGCTGATCGACACCTACCTCTCCATCAAGCACCGCGATAGTGCAGCGGACGGGTGTCCCGCCGCCGCACTCGCCGGCGACATGGCGCGCGAACCCGGAGATCGCGAGGCCCGCCGCGTCTACACCGAGGGAGTGAGTGACTTCGCCGAGTGGCTCGCCACCGAGGGCGGCCAGGACGGCATCACGCGACTGTGCACGATGGTCGGCGCACTCGTCCTGGCCCGGGCCACCAAGGGCTCCCCGCTCTCCGAGGAGATCCTCACCACCGCGCGCACGGCATTGACGGAAACCAACTGA
- a CDS encoding SDR family oxidoreductase: MELKDAVAVVTGANRGLGRQLAAQLVERGATVYAAARRPETVDLPGVIPLRLDVTDEESIRAAARTASDATLLVNNAGISTATPLIAGGLDAVRLEMETNFFGPLAVTRAFAPVIEGNGGGAVLNVLSVLSWLHPADLGSYAAAKAAAWALTDATREELAPRGITVSALHVGYMDTDMAAGVPADQKADPADVAAQALHGIETGLPEILADETTRYVRQSLASSPNAA; encoded by the coding sequence ATGGAACTGAAGGACGCGGTCGCGGTGGTCACCGGCGCCAACCGGGGGCTCGGGCGACAGCTGGCCGCCCAGCTCGTGGAGCGCGGAGCGACGGTGTACGCGGCGGCCCGCCGCCCCGAGACGGTGGACCTGCCCGGCGTCATCCCGCTGCGGCTGGACGTGACGGACGAGGAGTCGATCCGGGCCGCGGCCCGCACCGCGTCCGACGCGACGCTGCTGGTGAACAACGCGGGCATCTCCACCGCCACGCCGCTGATCGCGGGAGGCCTGGACGCGGTACGCCTGGAGATGGAGACGAACTTCTTCGGTCCGCTCGCCGTAACGCGGGCCTTCGCCCCCGTCATCGAGGGCAACGGCGGCGGCGCCGTGCTCAACGTCCTGTCCGTCCTGTCCTGGCTGCACCCGGCCGACCTCGGGTCCTACGCCGCGGCCAAGGCCGCGGCATGGGCCCTGACCGACGCGACCCGGGAGGAACTGGCACCCCGCGGCATCACCGTCTCGGCGCTGCACGTCGGATACATGGACACCGACATGGCAGCAGGCGTTCCCGCCGATCAGAAAGCCGACCCCGCCGATGTCGCCGCACAGGCCCTGCACGGCATCGAGACGGGACTGCCCGAGATCCTCGCCGATGAGACCACCCGGTACGTCAGGCAGAGCCTGGCCTCTTCACCGAATGCGGCGTGA
- a CDS encoding NADP-dependent oxidoreductase: MKTFMIERYDDKAGVRAADMPDPQVGADDVLVRIHAASVNPLDLKIRDGDLKAILPYRLPLILGNDLAGTVVQVGSAVTRFAVGDEVYARPDQDRIGTFAELIAVHQDDVAIKPATLTMEEAASLPLVALTSWQALVERAHVQPGQKVLIHAGSGGLGTIAVQLAKALGAHVAATASTAKVDLVKDLGADIVVDYKKQDFETVLHDYDVVLDSLGGETLEKSLRVLKPGGKVISVAGPPDAAFARELDANAILRLAMRALSFKTRRRAKRRHVTYSFLFMKAGGDQLRKLTALIEAGKIRPVVDRVFPFDQTREAMEHVEKGRAKAGKVVVTMA; this comes from the coding sequence ATGAAGACCTTCATGATCGAGCGGTACGACGACAAGGCCGGTGTGCGCGCCGCCGATATGCCCGACCCGCAGGTGGGCGCCGACGACGTCCTGGTCCGGATCCACGCGGCGAGCGTCAACCCGCTGGACCTCAAGATCCGCGACGGGGACCTCAAGGCGATCCTGCCGTACCGTCTCCCGCTCATCCTGGGCAACGACCTCGCCGGGACGGTGGTCCAGGTCGGATCGGCCGTCACACGGTTCGCGGTGGGCGACGAGGTCTACGCCCGGCCCGACCAGGACCGCATCGGCACGTTCGCCGAACTCATCGCCGTCCACCAGGACGACGTGGCGATCAAACCGGCCACCCTCACCATGGAGGAAGCCGCGTCACTCCCCCTGGTCGCCCTCACCTCCTGGCAGGCCCTGGTCGAACGGGCGCACGTGCAGCCAGGCCAGAAGGTCCTGATCCACGCGGGCTCCGGCGGCCTGGGCACCATCGCCGTCCAGCTGGCGAAGGCGCTGGGCGCGCACGTGGCCGCCACCGCGAGCACGGCCAAGGTCGACCTGGTGAAGGACCTCGGCGCGGACATCGTCGTCGACTACAAGAAGCAGGACTTCGAGACGGTCCTCCACGACTACGACGTCGTCCTGGACAGCCTCGGCGGCGAGACGCTCGAGAAGTCCCTGCGGGTACTCAAGCCCGGCGGGAAGGTCATCAGCGTCGCAGGCCCTCCCGACGCCGCCTTCGCCCGCGAGCTGGACGCCAACGCGATCCTCCGGCTGGCGATGCGCGCGCTGAGCTTCAAGACCCGGCGCCGCGCCAAGCGCCGCCACGTGACGTATTCGTTCCTGTTCATGAAGGCCGGCGGCGACCAGCTGCGCAAACTCACGGCGCTCATCGAAGCAGGAAAGATCCGTCCCGTCGTCGACCGAGTCTTCCCATTCGATCAGACCCGGGAAGCCATGGAGCACGTCGAGAAGGGCCGCGCCAAGGCCGGCAAGGTCGTCGTCACGATGGCCTGA
- a CDS encoding PadR family transcriptional regulator — MRLEHVILGLLALRPLSGYDMRKWMDGPGKYIGYGVQLPQIYRVLPRLVANGWAEFAVDPRDGKPDAKVYRLTDAGRDELLAWARAPYEPSPRPMDPDFKLRFLFAGQLGPELTVEILRTELDYRLARLRETGWMDFTTIPLDPVPEIDLAWARAIQLSAHEFGYSSTAAYIAWLQLTLAKAEVAAGQAPSRAPYRGRAAIGEQGGS, encoded by the coding sequence ATGCGTCTGGAACACGTCATTCTCGGCCTGCTGGCCCTGCGCCCGCTCTCGGGCTACGACATGCGCAAGTGGATGGACGGCCCGGGCAAGTACATCGGCTACGGCGTGCAACTGCCCCAGATCTACCGGGTCCTGCCCCGCCTCGTAGCCAACGGCTGGGCGGAGTTCGCGGTCGACCCCCGCGACGGCAAACCCGACGCCAAGGTCTACCGGCTCACCGACGCAGGCCGCGACGAACTCCTGGCGTGGGCCCGCGCACCGTACGAACCGTCTCCACGCCCCATGGACCCCGACTTCAAACTCCGGTTCCTCTTCGCCGGACAGCTCGGCCCCGAGCTCACCGTCGAAATCCTCCGCACCGAACTCGACTACCGACTCGCCCGACTCCGCGAAACCGGATGGATGGACTTCACCACCATCCCATTGGACCCGGTCCCCGAGATCGACCTCGCGTGGGCACGCGCCATCCAGCTCTCGGCCCACGAATTCGGCTACAGCAGCACCGCCGCTTACATCGCGTGGCTTCAGCTCACCCTCGCCAAGGCGGAGGTCGCGGCAGGCCAGGCCCCGAGCAGAGCCCCCTACCGCGGTCGCGCAGCCATTGGCGAGCAGGGCGGCTCCTGA
- a CDS encoding formylglycine-generating enzyme family protein: MDSCCTPGRTAVHTHTTLLPVPSVPTPPAARPESRSKGAEGAEFVALPGGEFLMGDCFGEGYPSDGEQPVHRVELAPFAIAATAVTNAQFAAFAAATGHRTDAERYGSSAVFHLALRARVRDVLGRAPRTPWWLDVAGADWAHPAGPLSHWEEIPDHPVVHVSWDDAVAYCRWAGGRLPSEAEWEYAARGGHRGRRYPWGDTLTPDGEDRCNIWHGTFPTHNTLSDGHLTTAPVRSYPPNEHGLYETAGNVWEWCADWFSPAYYRRSPRHNPLGPRTGSARVTRGGSYLCHDSYCNRYRLAARSANTPESSAGNCGFRIARDLTEDKRPAPADALR, translated from the coding sequence ATGGACAGCTGTTGCACCCCGGGCCGCACGGCCGTGCACACGCACACGACACTCCTGCCGGTGCCGTCCGTACCCACCCCGCCCGCCGCTCGGCCGGAGAGCCGGTCGAAAGGGGCGGAGGGGGCGGAGTTCGTGGCCCTTCCCGGTGGGGAGTTCTTGATGGGCGACTGCTTCGGCGAGGGATACCCGTCGGACGGGGAGCAGCCCGTGCACCGGGTGGAGCTGGCCCCCTTCGCCATCGCCGCCACCGCGGTCACCAACGCCCAGTTCGCCGCCTTCGCCGCCGCGACCGGCCACCGCACGGACGCCGAGCGCTACGGCTCGTCCGCCGTCTTCCACCTCGCCCTGCGCGCCCGGGTCCGGGACGTCCTGGGGCGCGCTCCCCGTACCCCGTGGTGGCTCGACGTCGCCGGCGCCGACTGGGCCCACCCCGCCGGACCGCTCTCCCACTGGGAGGAGATCCCTGACCATCCCGTCGTGCACGTGTCCTGGGACGACGCCGTCGCCTACTGCCGCTGGGCCGGTGGCCGCCTGCCCAGCGAGGCCGAATGGGAGTACGCGGCCAGGGGCGGACACCGCGGCCGCCGCTACCCCTGGGGCGACACGCTCACCCCTGACGGCGAGGACCGGTGCAACATCTGGCACGGCACCTTCCCCACCCACAACACCCTGAGCGACGGCCACCTCACCACAGCGCCCGTACGTTCCTACCCGCCCAACGAACACGGCCTGTACGAGACGGCCGGCAACGTCTGGGAGTGGTGCGCCGACTGGTTCTCCCCGGCCTACTACCGTCGCTCGCCCCGGCACAACCCGCTCGGCCCGCGCACCGGTTCCGCGCGTGTCACCCGGGGCGGCTCCTACCTCTGCCACGACAGCTACTGCAACCGCTACCGGCTCGCCGCCCGCTCCGCCAACACCCCCGAGTCCTCCGCCGGCAACTGCGGCTTCCGGATCGCCCGCGACCTCACCGAGGACAAGCGGCCCGCCCCGGCGGATGCACTACGGTGA
- a CDS encoding sulfatase family protein, with translation MRIIYVDVDTLRADHTTPYGYHRPTTPHLQELADKSVVFDRYYCSDSPCLPSRTALTSGQFGITNGVIGHYGADAQFRLDSGHGPEPDRPLLGQRLQLDGYYTAAVSVFAERHRAYWFHGNFRESVRATGNWGDEDAADVNRVALDWIRRHAEDDDWYLHLTYWDPHTDYTQPAEWTERMAASAPVQSWPDEQTIREHAEIYGPRSALDLHYSLSSGGGTSPVPHNMPDAIRSRADFEHLINGFDGAIAYWDHHFGRLLATLEELGIADETAIVVSADHGEAFGEHGMYAEHGLATESVQRIPLVVYWPGVTDTLPEDARRNDSLLYNIDLAPTLCDLLGLDVPEGWQGSSFADAVRGEETDSRPYLVLGHGAHTYQRAVRTRDHLYIRTYHPGCFKTAWEQLYDVTDDPYLTHDLLDEEPALAGTMRSHLAEWWHEHAGRPGCLPDPMLSNLQAGPVYYADPTRYARHLRDTGRSHLAEDLEQRLAVPRASVPVPWHAPAPPRSAELFGRWKEIFQERATKKATEGKSVR, from the coding sequence TTGCGCATCATCTATGTGGACGTCGACACCCTGCGGGCCGACCACACCACCCCGTACGGCTACCACCGGCCCACCACGCCCCACCTCCAGGAGCTCGCCGACAAGTCGGTCGTCTTCGACCGCTACTACTGCTCCGACTCGCCCTGCCTGCCGTCCCGGACCGCTCTGACCAGCGGACAGTTCGGGATCACGAACGGCGTGATCGGCCACTACGGTGCCGACGCCCAGTTCCGGCTCGACTCCGGCCACGGCCCCGAACCCGACCGGCCGCTCCTCGGCCAACGCCTCCAGCTCGACGGCTACTACACCGCGGCCGTCTCCGTCTTCGCCGAGCGCCACCGCGCGTACTGGTTCCACGGCAACTTCCGCGAGTCCGTCCGCGCCACCGGCAACTGGGGCGACGAGGACGCCGCCGACGTCAACCGCGTCGCCCTCGACTGGATCCGCAGGCACGCCGAGGACGACGACTGGTACCTCCACCTCACCTACTGGGATCCGCACACCGACTACACCCAGCCCGCCGAGTGGACCGAACGCATGGCGGCCTCCGCCCCTGTGCAGTCCTGGCCGGACGAGCAGACGATCCGGGAGCACGCCGAGATCTACGGCCCGCGCAGCGCCCTTGACCTGCACTACTCGCTCTCCAGCGGCGGCGGCACCTCGCCCGTGCCGCACAACATGCCCGACGCGATCCGTTCCCGCGCCGACTTCGAGCATCTGATCAACGGCTTCGACGGCGCCATCGCCTACTGGGACCACCACTTCGGACGGCTCCTGGCCACTCTGGAGGAGCTGGGCATCGCGGACGAGACGGCGATCGTCGTCAGCGCCGACCACGGCGAGGCGTTCGGCGAGCACGGCATGTACGCGGAACACGGGCTGGCCACGGAGTCCGTCCAGCGGATCCCCCTCGTCGTGTACTGGCCCGGGGTCACCGACACCCTTCCGGAAGACGCCCGCCGCAACGACTCCCTGCTGTACAACATCGACCTGGCACCCACCCTGTGCGACCTGCTCGGCCTCGACGTACCCGAGGGCTGGCAGGGCAGCTCCTTCGCGGACGCGGTACGCGGCGAGGAGACCGACTCCCGGCCGTACCTGGTCCTCGGCCACGGCGCGCACACCTACCAGCGTGCCGTCCGCACCCGCGACCACCTCTACATCCGCACCTACCACCCCGGCTGCTTCAAGACGGCCTGGGAGCAGTTGTACGACGTCACCGACGACCCGTACCTGACCCACGACCTCCTGGACGAGGAGCCCGCTCTCGCCGGGACGATGCGCTCCCACCTGGCCGAGTGGTGGCACGAGCACGCCGGCCGCCCCGGCTGTCTGCCCGACCCGATGCTGAGCAATCTCCAGGCCGGGCCTGTCTACTACGCCGATCCCACCCGGTACGCCCGGCATCTGCGCGACACCGGCCGGTCCCACCTGGCCGAGGACCTGGAACAGCGTCTGGCCGTACCCCGTGCCTCGGTGCCGGTCCCCTGGCACGCACCGGCACCGCCGCGTTCCGCGGAGCTCTTCGGGCGGTGGAAGGAGATCTTCCAGGAACGCGCCACCAAGAAGGCGACAGAAGGGAAGTCCGTCCGATGA
- a CDS encoding sulfatase: MRAIMVMFDSLNRRMLPPYGGDWTHAPNFARLAERTVTFDKAYAGSMPCMPARRELHTGRYNFLHRSWGPLEPFDDSMPELLKQNGVYTHLASDHPHYWEDGGATYHGRYNSWEFFRGQEGDPWKGQVADPEMPEDLKRMRSAVYRQDWVNRPHMATEDRHPQTLTFDAGLEFLRTNKDADRWFVQIETFDPHEPFFSHQRYKDLYPHAYDGPHFDWPDYKQVVETDEQVAHAGYEYAALLSMCDHSLGRVLDAMDEYGLWDDTLLIVNTDHGLLLGEKGWWGKSVQPWYNELVHLPLFVWDPRAGGAGERRDTLVQTIDLAPTLLEYFGVERPADMQGAPLPVCAADAPVREAGLFGIHGGHVNVTDGRYVYMRAPASPGNTPLQEHTLMPTHMRGRFTPAELADVELAEPFGFTKGVRTLRVPGRTFVNPYHHGSLLFDLENDPEQLEPLVDDEVELRLATLLVELMRDTEAPPSQYERLGLPAEGPVTGAHLLVRTQRDQAQRAAVPLPRAEDYPEGRLSLRTPVATLIGDPVALEVLKRHLPGIADSELLQFLGPTPLIDIAAMSGGMIPPDRLRLVAEELAKL, translated from the coding sequence ATGAGGGCGATCATGGTGATGTTCGACAGTCTCAACCGGCGCATGCTGCCGCCGTACGGCGGAGACTGGACGCACGCCCCGAACTTCGCGCGGCTCGCCGAGCGCACGGTGACCTTCGACAAGGCGTACGCGGGGTCGATGCCGTGCATGCCGGCCCGCCGCGAACTGCACACGGGGCGCTACAACTTCCTTCACCGAAGCTGGGGGCCCCTGGAGCCGTTCGACGACTCGATGCCCGAACTGCTCAAGCAGAACGGCGTGTACACCCATCTGGCCAGCGACCACCCGCACTACTGGGAGGACGGTGGCGCCACCTACCACGGCCGGTACAACTCCTGGGAGTTCTTCCGCGGGCAGGAGGGCGACCCGTGGAAGGGGCAGGTGGCCGATCCGGAGATGCCCGAGGACCTGAAGCGGATGCGCTCGGCCGTGTACCGGCAGGACTGGGTGAACCGCCCTCACATGGCGACCGAGGACCGGCATCCGCAGACCCTCACCTTCGACGCCGGCCTGGAGTTCCTCCGGACGAACAAGGACGCGGACCGGTGGTTCGTCCAGATCGAGACCTTCGACCCGCACGAGCCGTTCTTCTCCCACCAGCGGTACAAGGACCTCTATCCGCACGCGTACGACGGGCCGCACTTCGACTGGCCCGACTACAAGCAGGTGGTGGAGACGGACGAACAGGTCGCCCATGCCGGTTACGAGTACGCCGCCCTGCTCTCCATGTGCGACCACTCGCTCGGCCGGGTCCTCGATGCCATGGACGAGTACGGCCTGTGGGACGACACGCTCCTGATCGTCAACACCGACCACGGTCTGCTGCTCGGCGAGAAGGGCTGGTGGGGCAAGTCGGTCCAGCCCTGGTACAACGAGCTGGTCCATCTGCCGCTGTTCGTCTGGGACCCGCGCGCCGGCGGCGCGGGCGAGCGGCGCGACACCCTGGTGCAGACCATCGACCTCGCCCCCACGCTCCTGGAGTACTTCGGCGTCGAGCGCCCGGCCGACATGCAGGGCGCACCGCTGCCCGTCTGCGCCGCCGACGCCCCCGTGCGCGAGGCCGGCCTCTTCGGCATCCACGGCGGTCATGTGAACGTCACGGACGGACGGTATGTGTACATGCGCGCCCCCGCCTCCCCAGGCAACACCCCCCTGCAAGAGCACACGTTGATGCCGACGCACATGCGCGGCCGCTTCACCCCCGCCGAACTCGCCGACGTGGAGCTGGCCGAGCCGTTCGGCTTCACCAAGGGCGTCCGCACCCTGCGAGTGCCGGGCCGAACCTTCGTCAATCCGTACCACCACGGCAGCCTGCTCTTCGACCTGGAGAACGACCCCGAGCAGCTGGAGCCGCTCGTCGACGACGAGGTGGAGCTGCGGCTCGCGACGCTGCTGGTGGAGCTGATGCGGGATACGGAGGCGCCGCCCAGTCAGTACGAACGTCTCGGCCTGCCCGCCGAGGGTCCTGTGACCGGTGCGCACCTCCTCGTACGGACCCAGCGCGATCAGGCCCAGCGGGCCGCGGTGCCGTTGCCGCGTGCCGAGGACTATCCGGAAGGGCGGTTGTCCCTGCGGACGCCGGTCGCGACGCTGATCGGCGATCCGGTGGCTCTGGAGGTGCTCAAGCGGCATCTGCCCGGGATCGCCGACTCGGAACTCCTGCAGTTCCTGGGGCCGACCCCGCTCATCGACATCGCCGCGATGTCGGGCGGAATGATCCCGCCCGACCGGCTTCGCCTGGTCGCCGAGGAGCTCGCGAAACTCTGA